The Lonchura striata isolate bLonStr1 chromosome Z, bLonStr1.mat, whole genome shotgun sequence genome window below encodes:
- the CKS2 gene encoding cyclin-dependent kinases regulatory subunit 2, translating into MAHKQIYYSNKYSDEQYEYRHVMLPRELSKQVPKSHLMSEEEWRRLGVQQSLGWVHYMIHEPEPHILLFRRPLPKDEQK; encoded by the exons ATGGCCCACAAGCAGATCTACTACTCCAACAAGTACTCCGACGAGCAGTACGAGTACCG ACATGTGATGCTTCCACGAGAACTTTCGAAACAAGTGCCAAAATCTCATCTGATGTCTGAAGAAGAGTGGAGACGACTTGGTGTTCAGCAGAGTCTTGGCTGGGTTCACTATATGATCCATGAGCCAG aacCGCATATTCTGCTCTTCAGAAGACCACTTCCAAAGGATGAGCAGAAATAA